GAACCCAAAATGAGGAACCGGGAACAAACGGAAGCCAATCCGGAGTCGATCGCTCAACGATAATCTTCTGTACAAAGTCGTCCAGCTTCCTAATAGCAAGAACCTCTGAATCAGCCGCGAAAGAGGACGATTCGAGGTCAATTTCGATAAACTTGACCTTGCCGGAACGTGTAGATCGGTTGCGATGACCGAGGACAAAGGAAGACGGAATCAACAGCGATAATTTCAAAGGCGCAGATTGCAACTTGGCGGAGATGAAAGATTGCGATAAAGATAGAATTCGGGCCATGCGAAGAAACCAGATGAAATTTGAACGCTATAAATTGAAGAGGAGCTCCCTCACCTTTAAGCTCTGGGTGTGCGAAAGAACTTTCAGAATCGAGGATTAATCTCGATAAAGAA
This sequence is a window from Cucurbita pepo subsp. pepo cultivar mu-cu-16 chromosome LG04, ASM280686v2, whole genome shotgun sequence. Protein-coding genes within it:
- the LOC111793559 gene encoding uncharacterized protein LOC111793559 isoform X2; this translates as MARILSLSQSFISAKLQSAPLKLSLLIPSSFVLGHRNRSTRSGKVKFIEIDLESSSFAADSEVLAIRKLDDFVQKIIVERSTPDWLPFVPGSSFWVPPRRNKPRKVVDLFDKLVEPLTKEESPSLANARGWPCLDFFAKGVFPATSLMQ
- the LOC111793559 gene encoding uncharacterized protein LOC111793559 isoform X1, with the protein product MARILSLSQSFISAKLQSAPLKLSLLIPSSFVLGHRNRSTRSGKVKFIEIDLESSSFAADSEVLAIRKLDDFVQKIIVERSTPDWLPFVPGSSFWVPPRRNKPRKVVDLFDKLVEPLTKEESPSLANARGWPCLDFFAKESISGANRLVPVDSELETSNELELEIEVKTPTSTDNSNQPED